In Streptomyces sp. TS71-3, the following proteins share a genomic window:
- the miaB gene encoding tRNA (N6-isopentenyl adenosine(37)-C2)-methylthiotransferase MiaB, with protein MTTSSDRSPAVDVRSSKTYEIRTYGCQMNVHDSERLSGLLENAGYVRAPEGSDGDADVVVFNTCAVRENADNRLYGNLGRLAPVKSRRPGMQIAVGGCLAQKDRDVIVRRAPWVDVVFGTHNIGKLPVLLERARVQEEAQVEIAESLEAFPSTLPTRRESAYAAWVSISVGCNNTCTFCIVPALRGKEKDRRPGDILAEVEALVAEGVSEITLLGQNVNAYGSDIGDREAFSKLLRACGGLDGLERVRFTSPHPRDFTDDVIAAMAETPNVMPQLHMPLQSGSDRVLKAMRRSYRQERYLGIIGKVRDAIPDAAITTDIIVGFPGETEEDFEETLHVVREARFAQAFTFQYSKRPGTPAADMPGQIPKDVVQARYERLVALQEDISWAENKKQLGRTLHLMVAEGEGRKDGSTQRLSGRAPDNRLVHFTKPEQEVRPGDVVTVEISYAAPHHLLAEGPVLDVRRTRAGDAWERRRAGEAVGQGADKPAGVMLGLPTVGAPAPLPTAPAGACGCGD; from the coding sequence ATGACCACGAGCAGCGACCGGAGCCCGGCAGTGGACGTTCGATCATCCAAGACCTACGAGATCCGCACGTACGGATGCCAGATGAACGTCCACGACTCCGAACGCCTCTCCGGCCTGCTGGAGAACGCGGGCTACGTGCGCGCGCCCGAGGGCTCCGACGGTGATGCCGACGTCGTCGTCTTCAACACCTGCGCGGTACGCGAGAACGCCGACAACCGGCTGTACGGCAACCTCGGCCGGCTGGCCCCGGTGAAGTCCAGGCGGCCCGGCATGCAGATCGCGGTCGGCGGCTGCCTCGCGCAGAAGGACCGGGACGTCATCGTGCGGCGTGCGCCCTGGGTCGACGTCGTCTTCGGCACGCACAACATCGGCAAGCTGCCCGTCCTCCTGGAGCGCGCCCGCGTCCAGGAGGAGGCGCAGGTGGAGATCGCCGAGTCCCTTGAGGCGTTCCCGTCGACGCTCCCCACCCGCCGCGAGAGCGCCTACGCGGCCTGGGTCTCCATCTCCGTCGGATGCAACAACACCTGCACCTTCTGCATCGTCCCCGCCCTGCGCGGCAAGGAGAAGGACCGCCGGCCCGGGGACATCCTGGCGGAGGTCGAGGCGCTGGTCGCCGAGGGGGTCTCGGAGATCACCCTGCTCGGCCAGAACGTCAACGCCTACGGTTCGGACATCGGCGACCGCGAGGCCTTCTCCAAGCTGCTGCGTGCCTGCGGCGGGCTCGACGGCCTGGAGCGGGTCCGCTTCACCTCACCGCACCCGCGCGACTTCACGGACGACGTGATCGCGGCCATGGCGGAGACGCCCAACGTGATGCCGCAGCTCCACATGCCGCTGCAGTCCGGTTCCGACCGGGTGCTGAAGGCGATGCGGCGCTCCTACCGGCAGGAGCGCTACCTCGGCATCATCGGCAAGGTGCGGGACGCCATCCCGGACGCCGCGATCACCACCGACATCATCGTGGGCTTCCCCGGCGAGACCGAGGAGGACTTCGAGGAGACCCTCCACGTGGTGCGCGAGGCCCGGTTCGCCCAGGCCTTCACCTTCCAGTACTCGAAGCGGCCGGGGACGCCCGCGGCGGACATGCCGGGGCAGATCCCGAAGGACGTCGTCCAAGCCCGGTACGAGCGGCTGGTCGCCCTCCAGGAGGACATCTCCTGGGCCGAGAACAAGAAGCAGCTCGGCCGCACCCTGCACCTCATGGTGGCGGAGGGCGAGGGCCGCAAGGACGGCTCCACCCAGCGCCTGTCCGGCCGCGCCCCCGACAACCGCCTGGTGCACTTCACCAAGCCGGAGCAGGAGGTGCGCCCCGGGGACGTGGTGACCGTCGAGATCAGCTACGCCGCCCCCCATCATCTGCTCGCCGAGGGCCCCGTCCTCGACGTGCGGCGCACGCGCGCGGGTGACGCGTGGGAGCGCCGGCGCGCCGGTGAGGCGGTTGGGCAGGGGGCCGACAAGCCCGCCGGGGTGATGCTGGGCCTGCCGACGGTGGGCGCACCCGCGCCACTGCCGACCGCACCGGCCGGCGCCTGCGGGTGCGGCGACTGA
- the dapF gene encoding diaminopimelate epimerase codes for MSTRITFLKGHGTENDFVIVPDPENAVELTPAAVVALCDRRAGIGGDGVLHAVRSAAHPEARHMAAEAEWFMDYRNADGSVAEMCGNGVRVFARHLQRAGLVTEGDLAIATRGGVKSAHIDKDGDITVGMGRAALPSGDVTVRVGERSWPARNVNMGNPHAVAFVDDLGHAGDLLAPPPVSPASTYPQGVNVEFVVPAGERHVAMRVHERGSGETRSCGTGACAVAVAAARRDGVDPAATGSPAVYTVDVPGGRLVVTERPDGEIELTGPAVIVAEGEIDAECFEHAS; via the coding sequence ATGAGCACGCGTATCACCTTCCTCAAGGGGCACGGGACGGAGAACGACTTCGTCATCGTTCCCGACCCTGAGAACGCCGTCGAGCTGACCCCTGCCGCGGTGGTCGCGCTCTGCGACCGCCGGGCGGGCATCGGCGGTGACGGAGTGCTGCACGCCGTCCGCTCCGCGGCGCACCCCGAGGCGCGGCACATGGCCGCCGAGGCCGAGTGGTTCATGGACTACCGCAATGCCGACGGCTCGGTCGCGGAGATGTGCGGGAACGGCGTGCGGGTCTTCGCCCGCCACCTCCAGCGCGCGGGACTCGTCACCGAGGGCGACCTCGCGATCGCCACCCGCGGCGGCGTGAAGAGCGCGCACATAGACAAGGACGGCGACATCACCGTCGGCATGGGCCGGGCCGCACTGCCCTCCGGCGATGTCACGGTGCGCGTCGGCGAGCGCAGCTGGCCCGCGCGGAACGTGAACATGGGCAATCCGCACGCCGTCGCCTTCGTCGACGACCTCGGCCACGCGGGCGACCTCCTCGCGCCCCCGCCCGTCAGCCCCGCCTCCACATACCCCCAGGGGGTGAACGTGGAGTTCGTCGTGCCCGCAGGCGAGCGGCACGTCGCCATGAGGGTGCACGAGCGCGGCTCGGGCGAGACCCGCTCGTGCGGAACGGGCGCGTGCGCGGTGGCCGTCGCCGCGGCCCGCAGGGACGGCGTCGACCCGGCGGCGACGGGTTCCCCGGCCGTGTACACCGTCGATGTGCCCGGCGGGCGCCTGGTGGTCACCGAGCGCCCCGACGGCGAGATCGAACTCACCGGCCCCGCGGTCATCGTCGCCGAGGGTGAGATCGATGCGGAGTGTTTTGAGCACGCTTCGTAG
- a CDS encoding class III extradiol dioxygenase subunit B-like domain-containing protein, whose protein sequence is MLVAAAVCPCPPLLVPEVAAGAAPEMDAVRAACARAVAVLAGARPDRLIVVGPAAGEGRTAFPAGATGSFRGFGVDLDVILGTPADGASGAGAGEGDVGPGRVLPLPLAVGAWLLGYAAWSRAPVEGMAVAEDLDAGQCVRTGTEIAAAPERVALLAMGDGSACRTLKAPGYLDQRAAAFDAAVAEALAAADTQALKGVDVELARELKAAGRAPWQVLAGAAEGADLHGTLLHDEAPYGVGYMVAAWS, encoded by the coding sequence ATGCTTGTCGCCGCCGCAGTCTGCCCCTGTCCGCCGCTGCTGGTCCCCGAGGTCGCCGCGGGGGCGGCTCCCGAGATGGACGCGGTGCGGGCGGCCTGTGCGCGAGCCGTCGCGGTGCTGGCCGGCGCCCGGCCCGACCGCCTGATCGTCGTGGGGCCGGCGGCGGGGGAGGGGCGTACGGCCTTCCCGGCGGGCGCGACCGGTTCGTTCCGCGGTTTCGGGGTGGACCTGGACGTGATCCTCGGAACCCCGGCGGACGGGGCGAGCGGGGCGGGTGCCGGGGAGGGCGACGTCGGGCCGGGTCGCGTTCTGCCGCTGCCGCTCGCGGTGGGCGCCTGGCTGCTCGGGTACGCCGCGTGGTCCCGCGCGCCCGTCGAGGGGATGGCCGTGGCGGAGGACCTCGACGCCGGCCAGTGCGTCCGGACGGGCACGGAGATCGCGGCCGCACCGGAGCGCGTGGCGCTGCTGGCCATGGGTGACGGCAGCGCATGCCGCACGCTCAAGGCGCCCGGCTACCTCGACCAGCGTGCCGCGGCCTTCGACGCGGCGGTCGCAGAGGCCCTGGCCGCCGCCGATACCCAGGCGCTCAAGGGGGTGGACGTGGAACTCGCCCGGGAGCTGAAGGCCGCGGGCCGCGCTCCCTGGCAGGTCCTCGCCGGGGCCGCCGAGGGCGCGGACCTGCACGGCACGCTCCTGCACGACGAAGCGCCCTATGGCGTCGGCTACATGGTCGCGGCCTGGTCCTAG
- the miaA gene encoding tRNA (adenosine(37)-N6)-dimethylallyltransferase MiaA, producing MRSAATPPRVIAVVGPTAAGKSDLGVFLAQHVGGEVVNADSMQLYRGMDIGTAKLAPDERGGVPHHLLDVWDVTEAASVAEYQRLARAEIDRLLALGRTPVLVGGSGLYIKAAIDQLEFPGTDPVLRARLEEELVQRGSGALHARLAAADPEAARAILASNGRRIVRALEVIAITGRPFTANLPSHQSSHSFYETLQVGVDVSRPELDQRIAGRVDRMWAGGLVDEVRALKSRGLPQGRTASRALGYQQILATLAGECSEEEARAETVRATKRFARRQDSWFRRDPRVHWLSGAEADRPELPARALTLVERPVTA from the coding sequence GTGAGAAGTGCAGCCACCCCCCCGCGAGTCATCGCCGTCGTAGGACCGACGGCCGCCGGAAAATCCGATCTGGGCGTCTTCCTGGCCCAGCATGTCGGTGGCGAAGTGGTGAACGCCGACTCGATGCAGCTTTACCGAGGGATGGACATCGGCACCGCGAAGCTGGCCCCCGACGAACGCGGCGGAGTGCCGCACCACCTGCTGGACGTCTGGGACGTGACCGAGGCGGCGAGCGTCGCCGAGTACCAGCGGCTGGCGCGCGCGGAGATCGACAGGCTCCTCGCCCTGGGGCGCACGCCGGTCCTGGTCGGGGGATCGGGGCTGTACATCAAAGCCGCCATCGACCAGCTGGAGTTCCCCGGCACGGACCCGGTGCTCCGCGCGCGCCTGGAGGAGGAGCTCGTGCAGCGCGGCTCCGGCGCGCTGCACGCGCGCCTTGCCGCCGCCGACCCGGAGGCCGCCCGCGCCATCCTGGCCAGCAACGGCCGCAGGATCGTCCGTGCGCTGGAGGTCATCGCGATCACCGGCAGGCCGTTCACGGCGAACCTGCCCTCCCATCAGTCGTCCCACTCGTTCTACGAGACTCTCCAGGTCGGGGTGGACGTGTCACGCCCGGAGCTCGACCAGCGCATTGCGGGGCGGGTCGACAGGATGTGGGCAGGCGGCCTCGTGGACGAGGTGCGCGCGCTGAAGTCGCGGGGGCTGCCGCAGGGGCGCACCGCTTCCCGTGCGCTCGGCTACCAGCAGATCCTCGCGACGCTCGCCGGCGAGTGCTCCGAAGAGGAGGCGCGTGCGGAGACGGTACGCGCTACGAAGCGCTTCGCGCGCCGTCAGGATTCCTGGTTCCGGAGAGACCCCAGAGTGCACTGGCTGAGCGGCGCGGAAGCGGACCGACCGGAACTCCCCGCACGGGCGCTGACGTTGGTCGAACGACCGGTCACAGCCTGA